One Littorina saxatilis isolate snail1 linkage group LG14, US_GU_Lsax_2.0, whole genome shotgun sequence genomic region harbors:
- the LOC138947064 gene encoding uncharacterized protein isoform X2 has product MSLVEPGGRGQRFKTREYFPHFSYGQRMVQAALAKSLPAIPLPDDTSNHPVDCSFEPQALVTEDSTSSHHSVDSQMDFSDKDMTYVPDSASSIDGSHLYPPLFFGSQLITKMATGTESTCPAPAEPACPESTSCPKEDPCRIKGLSFAETKTVGDKTVPKPKQHFCLFCQKPQSRLPRHIETQHKDEKSMVPYLNAKKGSGEKKAELTKLRNAGDHQHNLSVLRNVSGTLVVKRRKRESPSVSNFVACPYCLGYFQIKDIYRHKCVEANDGSRREFVKKGKLMLPDSECKEDESEAFQSFLDTLQSDHIRLVVKTDPLIKELARSQVKRHGFNPSRFAQIRNKVREVSRLLLKLRKVSGLENASLKEFLTPEMFKTVIEATKQVAGYEAEEYKFRIPSLANKLGYTIKLCADILEVQAVEKRNDSLKCDVQGYLKLHQMRWNEEISAHASRNLYEQKKGHAKRLPLSRDVAKLSSHLSNVSAAATQTLTTAHEEKEIKAAWKSLAEVTLTQIILFNRRRSGEASRMKLVDLNQHETHDVDVFKSLSTFEKILCNKLTRIEIIGKRGRIVPILMTAQVKAAVELLVQKRDDAGVSGSNKFVFSCTFFQSEGHIRGSDTLRKFVTSAQLAEPQFITSTSLRKQVATLSQIVSLKDNELDALAQFMGHDVRTHREYYRLPSDMMQLAKVSKLLLALEKGKLQDHQRCTLDEMEVAEDEAITSDEEAEFVEKGHSPIPERSASGRFATKDSLAPPHNQPSPPMHQPCPATAAPDSEPPSSWTFSPVGVAMMNKRCSVFTQITSPSASSNESSTDNEYLPEQWSHSKPKKLKSKATRNSSNQPRRLWLEEEVKAVEAHLLKYIATQVLPRKEDIQKCLQAEEALKNRTWLHVKNYVRNRITALQRNQRN; this is encoded by the exons GATTTTTCAGACAAAGACATGACATATGTCCCAGACTCTGCCAGCAGCATTGACGGATCGCATTTGTACCCACCATTGTTTTTTGGGTCACAACTCATCACAAAAATGGCTACGGGAACTGAAAGTACTTGCCCTGCCCCTGCTGAACCTGCTTGTCCTGAGTCCACATCATGCCCCAAAGAAGATCCATGCAGAATCAAAGGATTGTCCTTCGCTGAAACAAAGACTGTTGGTGACAAAACTGTACCCAAGCCTAAGCagcacttttgtttgttttgtcagaAACCACAATCACGTTTGCCTCGGCATATTGAGACGCAGCACAAAGATGAAAAGTCTATGGTCCCTTACTTGAATGCTAAGAAAGGATCCGGAGAAAAGAAGGCAGAGCTGACAAAGCTTCGGAATGCTGGTGACCATCAGCACAATTTGAGTGTTCTGAGAAATGTGTCTGGGACACTGGTGGTGAAACGGAGGAAGCGAGAAAGTCCTTCGGTAAGCAACTTTGTTGCCTGCCCTTATTGCCTTGGATACTTTCAAATAAAGGATATTTACAGGCACAAGTGCGTAGAAGCAAATGATGGCTCACGGAGGGAATTTGTAAAGAAAGGGAAGCTAATGTTGCCCGATTCTGAATGCAAGGAAGATGAGTCGGAGGCATTCCAGTCTTTTCTTGACACACTGCAGTCAGACCATATCCGTCTGGTAGTCAAAACTGACCCTTTGATCAAAGAGCTTGCGAGAAGCCAAGTAAAACGGCACGGATTTAACCCGAGTCGTTTCGCCCAAATACGAAACAAAGTGAGGGAGGTTTCACGTCTGTTATTGAAACTGCGAAAAGTGTCAGGACTTGAAAACGCTTCTCTCAAGGAATTTCTCACGCCTGAAATGTTCAAAACGGTAATAGAAGCAACCAAACAAGTCGCTGGTTACGAAGCAGAGGAATACAAATTCCGAATTCCATCCTTAGCCAACAAACTTGGCTACACAATCAAGCTGTGTGCTGACATACTGGAGGTCCAGGccgtggaaaaaaggaatgacAGTCTGAAGTGTGATGTTCAGGGATACCTGAAACTCCATCAGATGAGATGGAATGAAGAAATTTCTGCCCACGCAAGTCGCAATCTGTATGAACAGAAAAAGGGACATGCAAAACGTCTTCCTCTGTCGAGAGACGTCGCCAAGCTCTCCTCTCACCTCAGCAATGTTTCAGCCGCGGCCACCCAAACCCTCACTACAGCACACGAAGAAAAGGAGATCAAGGCAGCATGGAAAAGCCTTGCGGAAGTCACTCTGACCCAGATAATCCTTTTCAACAGGAGAAGGTCAGGCGAGGCCTCAAGAATGAAACTAGTAGATCTAAATCAACACGAAACTCACGATGTGGATGTCTTCAAATCACTTAGCACATTTGAAAAAATCCTATGTAACAAGCTGACCAGGATTGAGATAATCGGAAAACGTGGCCGAATTGTCCCAATTCTCATGACTGCACAGGTGAAAGCAGCTGTGGAACTGCTTGTGCAAAAAAGAGATGATGCTGGTGTCAGCGGTTCCAACAAATTTGTGTTTTCTTGCACATTCTTTCAGTCGGAGGGGCACATTCGGGGATCTGACACGCTTCGAAAGTTTGTGACATCAGCGCAGTTGGCAGAGCCACAGTTCATCACATCTACTTCACTTCGAAAGCAGGTTGCTACTCTGTCCCAGATAGTCAGTTTGAAGGACAACGAGCTGGATGCCCTTGCTCAGTTTATGGGACATGATGTTCGCACTCACCGCGAGTACTACCGCCTCCCATCAGACATGATGCAGTTGGCCAAAGTCAGCAAATTACTCCTTGCCCTTGAAAAGGGGAAGCTGCAAGACCACCAGCGCTGCACCCTGGATGAGATGGAAGTGGCTGAAGATGAAGCCATCACCTCGGATGAGGAGGCAG AATTTGTTGAAAAGGGTCACAGCCCTATTCCAGAACGATCTGCATCAGGAAGGTTCGCAACAAAAGACTCTTTGGCACCGCCACATAACCAGCCCTCTCCGCCTATGCATCAACCTTGTCCTGCTACAGCTGCACCTGACa GCGAGCCCCCTTCCTCCTGGACATTCTCTCCTGTTGGTGTGGCAATGATGAACAAAAGATGCAGTGTATTCACACAGATCACTTCTCCTTCAGCGTCATCTAACGAAA gtTCAACTGACAATGAGTACCTACCTGAACAGTGGAGCCATTCCAAACCAAAGAAGCTCAAATCAAAGGCAACGCGCAACA GTTCAAACCAGCCACGTCGACTGTGGTTGGAGGAGGAGGTGAAGGCAGTGGAGGCTCATTTGTTAAAATATATCGCCACGCAAGTGCTGCCAAGAAAAGAGGATATCCAGAAGTGCCTTCAGGCTGAAGAGGCTCTGAAAAATCGTACCTGGCTACACGTCAAGAACTATGTACGAAACCGGATTACTGCTTTGCAAAGAAATCAGCGAAACTAA
- the LOC138947064 gene encoding uncharacterized protein isoform X1: MSLVEPGGRGQRFKTREYFPHFSYGQRMVQAALAKSLPAIPLPDDTSNHPVDCSFEPQALVTEDSTSSHHSVDSQMDFSDKDMTYVPDSASSIDGSHLYPPLFFGSQLITKMATGTESTCPAPAEPACPESTSCPKEDPCRIKGLSFAETKTVGDKTVPKPKQHFCLFCQKPQSRLPRHIETQHKDEKSMVPYLNAKKGSGEKKAELTKLRNAGDHQHNLSVLRNVSGTLVVKRRKRESPSVSNFVACPYCLGYFQIKDIYRHKCVEANDGSRREFVKKGKLMLPDSECKEDESEAFQSFLDTLQSDHIRLVVKTDPLIKELARSQVKRHGFNPSRFAQIRNKVREVSRLLLKLRKVSGLENASLKEFLTPEMFKTVIEATKQVAGYEAEEYKFRIPSLANKLGYTIKLCADILEVQAVEKRNDSLKCDVQGYLKLHQMRWNEEISAHASRNLYEQKKGHAKRLPLSRDVAKLSSHLSNVSAAATQTLTTAHEEKEIKAAWKSLAEVTLTQIILFNRRRSGEASRMKLVDLNQHETHDVDVFKSLSTFEKILCNKLTRIEIIGKRGRIVPILMTAQVKAAVELLVQKRDDAGVSGSNKFVFSCTFFQSEGHIRGSDTLRKFVTSAQLAEPQFITSTSLRKQVATLSQIVSLKDNELDALAQFMGHDVRTHREYYRLPSDMMQLAKVSKLLLALEKGKLQDHQRCTLDEMEVAEDEAITSDEEAEFVEKGHSPIPERSASGRFATKDSLAPPHNQPSPPMHQPCPATAAPDNSADDEEAPEIQRKFQRCAADSSACSNSEPPSSWTFSPVGVAMMNKRCSVFTQITSPSASSNESSTDNEYLPEQWSHSKPKKLKSKATRNSSNQPRRLWLEEEVKAVEAHLLKYIATQVLPRKEDIQKCLQAEEALKNRTWLHVKNYVRNRITALQRNQRN; this comes from the exons GATTTTTCAGACAAAGACATGACATATGTCCCAGACTCTGCCAGCAGCATTGACGGATCGCATTTGTACCCACCATTGTTTTTTGGGTCACAACTCATCACAAAAATGGCTACGGGAACTGAAAGTACTTGCCCTGCCCCTGCTGAACCTGCTTGTCCTGAGTCCACATCATGCCCCAAAGAAGATCCATGCAGAATCAAAGGATTGTCCTTCGCTGAAACAAAGACTGTTGGTGACAAAACTGTACCCAAGCCTAAGCagcacttttgtttgttttgtcagaAACCACAATCACGTTTGCCTCGGCATATTGAGACGCAGCACAAAGATGAAAAGTCTATGGTCCCTTACTTGAATGCTAAGAAAGGATCCGGAGAAAAGAAGGCAGAGCTGACAAAGCTTCGGAATGCTGGTGACCATCAGCACAATTTGAGTGTTCTGAGAAATGTGTCTGGGACACTGGTGGTGAAACGGAGGAAGCGAGAAAGTCCTTCGGTAAGCAACTTTGTTGCCTGCCCTTATTGCCTTGGATACTTTCAAATAAAGGATATTTACAGGCACAAGTGCGTAGAAGCAAATGATGGCTCACGGAGGGAATTTGTAAAGAAAGGGAAGCTAATGTTGCCCGATTCTGAATGCAAGGAAGATGAGTCGGAGGCATTCCAGTCTTTTCTTGACACACTGCAGTCAGACCATATCCGTCTGGTAGTCAAAACTGACCCTTTGATCAAAGAGCTTGCGAGAAGCCAAGTAAAACGGCACGGATTTAACCCGAGTCGTTTCGCCCAAATACGAAACAAAGTGAGGGAGGTTTCACGTCTGTTATTGAAACTGCGAAAAGTGTCAGGACTTGAAAACGCTTCTCTCAAGGAATTTCTCACGCCTGAAATGTTCAAAACGGTAATAGAAGCAACCAAACAAGTCGCTGGTTACGAAGCAGAGGAATACAAATTCCGAATTCCATCCTTAGCCAACAAACTTGGCTACACAATCAAGCTGTGTGCTGACATACTGGAGGTCCAGGccgtggaaaaaaggaatgacAGTCTGAAGTGTGATGTTCAGGGATACCTGAAACTCCATCAGATGAGATGGAATGAAGAAATTTCTGCCCACGCAAGTCGCAATCTGTATGAACAGAAAAAGGGACATGCAAAACGTCTTCCTCTGTCGAGAGACGTCGCCAAGCTCTCCTCTCACCTCAGCAATGTTTCAGCCGCGGCCACCCAAACCCTCACTACAGCACACGAAGAAAAGGAGATCAAGGCAGCATGGAAAAGCCTTGCGGAAGTCACTCTGACCCAGATAATCCTTTTCAACAGGAGAAGGTCAGGCGAGGCCTCAAGAATGAAACTAGTAGATCTAAATCAACACGAAACTCACGATGTGGATGTCTTCAAATCACTTAGCACATTTGAAAAAATCCTATGTAACAAGCTGACCAGGATTGAGATAATCGGAAAACGTGGCCGAATTGTCCCAATTCTCATGACTGCACAGGTGAAAGCAGCTGTGGAACTGCTTGTGCAAAAAAGAGATGATGCTGGTGTCAGCGGTTCCAACAAATTTGTGTTTTCTTGCACATTCTTTCAGTCGGAGGGGCACATTCGGGGATCTGACACGCTTCGAAAGTTTGTGACATCAGCGCAGTTGGCAGAGCCACAGTTCATCACATCTACTTCACTTCGAAAGCAGGTTGCTACTCTGTCCCAGATAGTCAGTTTGAAGGACAACGAGCTGGATGCCCTTGCTCAGTTTATGGGACATGATGTTCGCACTCACCGCGAGTACTACCGCCTCCCATCAGACATGATGCAGTTGGCCAAAGTCAGCAAATTACTCCTTGCCCTTGAAAAGGGGAAGCTGCAAGACCACCAGCGCTGCACCCTGGATGAGATGGAAGTGGCTGAAGATGAAGCCATCACCTCGGATGAGGAGGCAG AATTTGTTGAAAAGGGTCACAGCCCTATTCCAGAACGATCTGCATCAGGAAGGTTCGCAACAAAAGACTCTTTGGCACCGCCACATAACCAGCCCTCTCCGCCTATGCATCAACCTTGTCCTGCTACAGCTGCACCTGACa ATTCTGCTGATGATGAGGAAGCACCAGAAATCCAAAGGAAGTTTCAACGGTGTGCTGCTGACAGCAGTGCATGCTCAAACA GCGAGCCCCCTTCCTCCTGGACATTCTCTCCTGTTGGTGTGGCAATGATGAACAAAAGATGCAGTGTATTCACACAGATCACTTCTCCTTCAGCGTCATCTAACGAAA gtTCAACTGACAATGAGTACCTACCTGAACAGTGGAGCCATTCCAAACCAAAGAAGCTCAAATCAAAGGCAACGCGCAACA GTTCAAACCAGCCACGTCGACTGTGGTTGGAGGAGGAGGTGAAGGCAGTGGAGGCTCATTTGTTAAAATATATCGCCACGCAAGTGCTGCCAAGAAAAGAGGATATCCAGAAGTGCCTTCAGGCTGAAGAGGCTCTGAAAAATCGTACCTGGCTACACGTCAAGAACTATGTACGAAACCGGATTACTGCTTTGCAAAGAAATCAGCGAAACTAA